A stretch of DNA from Vulpes lagopus strain Blue_001 chromosome 12, ASM1834538v1, whole genome shotgun sequence:
GTGCACTCTGCCCTCCAACTCACACCCTGCCCTTTGGCTGCAGGACCCCACCCCAGTCTTGGGGAAGCCTCACCCCCAAGGCTCTAGGGACTGAGCAGGGCCTGCTCCCTACCGATCTGGTGTGGTGAGTAGGTGAGGCATCCCGTGGTGAAGATGAGGAGCTTGCTGGCATCAGCCATGCTGTGCTCTGGAGGCTTGGTGCGGCCCTGGGCCAGCAGCTCAGCCACCTTGGTCTCCAGAGCGTGCTCTGACAGCTGGGGCTGTGCCCGCGCATCCAGGAGCCCATCCAAGAAGCGCCGCAAGCCCTCCTTGGCGCGGGCTGGAGCTGGCACGGGTTCCAGGCCTCCCTCCTCATCCTCACTGTCACTGCCCAGGTCAAAGACACGGCCTGGGGGTGCACCAGCATCCAGCAGGAGGTCTGGGCTGTCAAAGCGGCTGCAGTCAGCCACCATCACCGTGCGGATGGTGCTGGCGTTGAGGTTCTGAATCTTGAAGAGCCGCTTCACCACATTGACATTCTCTGACTCCACGTCCTGGGAGTGGGAGACAGCAGGTGGGCACAAGGCCAAGGACAGGGTGGCTGCAGGGGACATGCCCGCCCTCGCACCTGGAAAGCGTTGTTCAGCCAGAGCACTGAGCAGGAGGTGATGTCTCCGATGCGGTGCAAGTTTCCCGAGATGAGGCTGGTCTCCGTGAGCCAGCAGCCAAATACATCATAGGGCTTGTTTCGAACTCGGGACAGCAGGGCGAAGTTGTCTGGGGGGATGCgggggcagggctgtgggaaggggcggggctggagggggtgcagggccttgtggggggaggggcggggttGGCCAGGACAGCCAGGACAGCCAGGCCGCCCCAGGCCCGCTCTCACCTAGGCTAATGACCGCGATCTCACCCGACGAGGAGTTGTGGGGCCCTAGGAACAccccagatgccagtagcaacgAGTCATCCTGGTTGAACTGGGAGAACTGGGTGTAGCTCCAGTTATAGGGCCGCATGTCCGCACTGTGCAGCAGCGAGATGGTCAGGTCGTTGTTCCAGATCTGCGTGGGGACTGAGTCACCTGGGGACCTCTTGACACCAGGGCCCATGCTGCAAGCCCCCAGTCCAGCTGAGCTGGTACCCAGAAACCACCACCGGGACAGAGATCCTTGCTGCTGGCTGCCCACGCAGCGAGGGTTGTGGGCCCACGCAGCTGGGCTCCTGGCTCTGGAGAGCCCACTTTGCTCCATTAGCAGTGAGGGTGGCCCCTCGTCCCCCAGCCTCCGTCTTATGATGTCCAGATCCTAGCTGGACTGCCTGGCCCCAGCTGCCCCAGCTGTGCTCACCCACCTTGATGGTGCAGTCCTTGGAGCAGGAAGCAAACTGGTAACCCGAGTGGGAGAAGCTGAGATGCAGCACCTGATCGGCGTGCTCCCTGAGTGTCTGCACTTCCACACAGGGCACCGTGTCATAGAGCCGCCGAAACTCTTCATACCAGGATGTGgccgctgggggtggggggtggtcatTGCTGGGGCCCTGAGCCTCCTTTCCCACAGAGGCCAGCACCCTGACAGCGTAggggccagccctgcccctggaggACACTGGTTACTTCAGCAGCAGGGGTGCCCCTGGCACCCCCCagacccctgcctccctgccaggTCCAGTACTGAGACACAGCCCAGCTGTTCCCCACCAGCGTGAGTGCCATGTGGTGCGCTGACGACCACCATGTAGAACTGGGCAGCACGGGCCCAGTGCTGTGGCTTTAGCAGGCAGCATGTGAATGGCTCTGCCTCCCGCCCTCCCAGCCAGCCTGGTGGGCTGTGGGGCCACGTGCAGGCCCTGACCTGGGTGCCGGGGCACGTCTCGGGCCACCTGGTAGTAGCGGTAGAACTGCTCCCTCCACAGGAACTCGTCCCGGGACACGGCCTGCCACTGGCGACACACCAGACCAGCGGCCAGTACATCAGCTGGGCCCAAGCTCAGGAAGATCTGGTAGACGAGGCTGTCAGGGAGCAGGGGAACGCCCCCCTCGTCCATTGTGACATTCTGCCCAGGCAGCCCTGCAACCCACATGTGGTCCCCTTAGTTCCCCGCTGCACCGAGGCAGGATGCTGGCCCCAGGGAACGAGCCTGGGGCTGGGCGAGGCTGAGCAACAGCCCTGCTGGGCATTCTGCTGGACTGAGCATGTGTGGAGGGCCAGCTGGCACTGCCCACCTGGCCGAGGGTC
This window harbors:
- the FBXW5 gene encoding F-box/WD repeat-containing protein 5 isoform X3, whose product is MYWPLVWCVASGRPCPGTSSCGGSSSTATTRWPETCPGTQRPHPGMKSFGGSMTRCPVWKCRHSGSTPIRCCISASPTRVTSLLPAPRTAPSSADMRPYNWSYTQFSQFNQDDSLLLASGVFLGPHNSSSGEIAVISLDNFALLSRVRNKPYDVFGCWLTETSLISGNLHRIGDITSCSVLWLNNAFQDVESENVNVVKRLFKIQNLNASTIRTVMVADCSRFDSPDLLLDAGAPPGRVFDLGSDSEDEEGGLEPVPAPARAKEGLRRFLDGLLDARAQPQLSEHALETKVAELLAQGRTKPPEHSMADASKLLIFTTGCLTYSPHQIGIKQILPHQMTTAGPVLGEGRGSDAFFDALDHVIDVHGHIIGMGLSPDNRYLYVNSRAWPSGSVVADPMQPPPIAEEIDLLVFDLKTMREVKRALRAHRAYTPNDECFFIFLDVSRDFVASGAEDRHGYIWDRHYNICLAKLRHQDVVNSVVFSPQEQELLLTASDDATIKAWRSPRIVRIHQAPRPRPHHFFSWFASQRR
- the FBXW5 gene encoding F-box/WD repeat-containing protein 5 isoform X2; this encodes MDEGGVPLLPDSLVYQIFLSLGPADVLAAGLVCRQWQAVSRDEFLWREQFYRYYQVARDVPRHPAATSWYEEFRRLYDTVPCVEVQTLREHADQVLHLSFSHSGYQFASCSKDCTIKIWNNDLTISLLHSADMRPYNWSYTQFSQFNQDDSLLLASGVFLGPHNSSSGEIAVISLDNFALLSRVRNKPYDVFGCWLTETSLISGNLHRIGDITSCSVLWLNNAFQDVESENVNVVKRLFKIQNLNASTIRTVMVADCSRFDSPDLLLDAGAPPGRVFDLGSDSEDEEGGLEPVPAPARAKEGLRRFLDGLLDARAQPQLSEHALETKVAELLAQGRTKPPEHSMADASKLLIFTTGCLTYSPHQIGIKQILPHQMTTAGPVLGEGRGSDAFFDALDHVIDVHGHIIGMGLSPDNRYLYVNSRAWPSGSVVADPMQPPPIAEEIDLLVFDLKTMREVKRALRAHRAYTPNDECFFIFLDVSRDFVASGAEDRHGYIWDRHYNICLAKLRHQDVVNSVVFSPQEQELLLTASDDATIKAWRSPRIVRIHQAPRPRPHHFFSWFASQRR
- the FBXW5 gene encoding F-box/WD repeat-containing protein 5 isoform X1, with protein sequence MLQGSRRQPGRLHHRDAAAGAAGRKRVHWPRPGAGAGAARLGGGGRGLPGQNVTMDEGGVPLLPDSLVYQIFLSLGPADVLAAGLVCRQWQAVSRDEFLWREQFYRYYQVARDVPRHPAATSWYEEFRRLYDTVPCVEVQTLREHADQVLHLSFSHSGYQFASCSKDCTIKIWNNDLTISLLHSADMRPYNWSYTQFSQFNQDDSLLLASGVFLGPHNSSSGEIAVISLDNFALLSRVRNKPYDVFGCWLTETSLISGNLHRIGDITSCSVLWLNNAFQDVESENVNVVKRLFKIQNLNASTIRTVMVADCSRFDSPDLLLDAGAPPGRVFDLGSDSEDEEGGLEPVPAPARAKEGLRRFLDGLLDARAQPQLSEHALETKVAELLAQGRTKPPEHSMADASKLLIFTTGCLTYSPHQIGIKQILPHQMTTAGPVLGEGRGSDAFFDALDHVIDVHGHIIGMGLSPDNRYLYVNSRAWPSGSVVADPMQPPPIAEEIDLLVFDLKTMREVKRALRAHRAYTPNDECFFIFLDVSRDFVASGAEDRHGYIWDRHYNICLAKLRHQDVVNSVVFSPQEQELLLTASDDATIKAWRSPRIVRIHQAPRPRPHHFFSWFASQRR